A stretch of Nitrospiria bacterium DNA encodes these proteins:
- the rpmG gene encoding 50S ribosomal protein L33: protein MRDIITLACNDCKERNYSTMKNKRNTPDRLELKKYCNRCRKHTGHKEIK from the coding sequence ATGCGAGATATTATTACATTAGCCTGCAATGACTGTAAGGAACGCAATTATTCTACAATGAAAAATAAAAGGAACACCCCTGACCGATTGGAGCTTAAAAAGTACTGTAATCGTTGCCGGAAGCATACAGGACACAAAGAAATTAAATAA
- the rplL gene encoding 50S ribosomal protein L7/L12, giving the protein MKNEEILKAVGEMPVMQLADLIKLFEEKFGVSAAAPVAMAGMTSAAGSPGAPAEEEKTSFDVVLTSAGDKKIQVIKVVRELTSLGLKEAKDLVEGAPKPLKTGVTKEESETLKKKVEEAGGKAEIK; this is encoded by the coding sequence GTGAAGAATGAAGAAATTTTGAAAGCGGTAGGAGAAATGCCGGTAATGCAATTAGCCGACCTCATCAAGTTGTTTGAGGAGAAATTTGGTGTCTCCGCAGCGGCTCCGGTGGCCATGGCAGGGATGACTTCAGCGGCGGGTTCGCCGGGAGCCCCCGCGGAAGAAGAAAAAACCAGCTTTGATGTGGTGTTAACCAGTGCTGGCGATAAAAAGATCCAGGTGATTAAAGTGGTTCGTGAATTAACTAGCCTGGGACTAAAGGAAGCCAAAGACCTGGTTGAAGGCGCCCCAAAGCCTTTGAAGACGGGAGTGACTAAGGAAGAATCTGAGACCCTGAAGAAGAAAGTAGAGGAAGCCGGTGGAAAAGCGGAGATAAAATAG
- the secE gene encoding preprotein translocase subunit SecE, whose protein sequence is MIKKFFSSIVEFLKEVKAELKKTSYPTQKETIGSTTVVLIFVVIMSVFLAVVDRVLSDLVKAVIGI, encoded by the coding sequence ATGATTAAAAAATTCTTTTCATCCATTGTTGAGTTTTTGAAGGAAGTAAAAGCGGAATTGAAAAAAACCTCTTATCCTACACAGAAGGAAACCATCGGATCAACCACCGTGGTTTTGATTTTCGTTGTTATTATGTCGGTCTTTCTTGCTGTGGTGGATCGGGTCCTTTCTGATCTGGTTAAAGCGGTGATAGGAATTTAA
- the rplK gene encoding 50S ribosomal protein L11 — MAKEITGMIKLQIPAGKANPAPPVGPALGQRGVNIMDFCKAFNAKTQQQEGTIIPVVITVYSDRSFSFILKTPPASDLLKKAAGIIKGSPTPNRDKVASLSSKQVEEIARTKLPDLNAVDVEGAVKIIEGTARSMGIQITP, encoded by the coding sequence ATGGCAAAAGAAATCACCGGAATGATTAAATTACAAATACCCGCGGGAAAGGCAAATCCTGCTCCCCCAGTGGGACCTGCTTTAGGACAAAGAGGTGTCAATATTATGGATTTTTGCAAGGCGTTCAATGCAAAAACCCAGCAACAGGAAGGAACCATTATTCCGGTGGTGATCACCGTTTATTCGGACCGTTCTTTCTCTTTTATTTTGAAAACTCCCCCTGCTTCCGATTTGTTAAAAAAAGCGGCAGGGATCATTAAAGGATCCCCTACCCCAAATCGGGATAAAGTGGCGTCTTTATCTTCCAAGCAGGTTGAGGAAATTGCACGGACCAAATTGCCGGATTTAAATGCGGTGGATGTTGAGGGAGCTGTCAAAATTATTGAGGGGACTGCCCGAAGCATGGGGATTCAAATTACCCCTTAA
- the tuf gene encoding elongation factor Tu (EF-Tu; promotes GTP-dependent binding of aminoacyl-tRNA to the A-site of ribosomes during protein biosynthesis; when the tRNA anticodon matches the mRNA codon, GTP hydrolysis results; the inactive EF-Tu-GDP leaves the ribosome and release of GDP is promoted by elongation factor Ts; many prokaryotes have two copies of the gene encoding EF-Tu) has product HTPFFNGYRPQFYFRTTDVTGVAKLAEGVEMVMPGDNVSLEVELITPIAMAKELRFAIREGGRTVGAGVITEVLD; this is encoded by the coding sequence GCACACACCGTTTTTCAATGGGTATCGACCGCAGTTTTATTTTCGAACGACAGATGTGACGGGGGTGGCGAAGTTAGCGGAGGGAGTGGAGATGGTGATGCCGGGGGATAATGTGAGTTTGGAGGTAGAGTTGATTACTCCGATCGCGATGGCAAAGGAATTGCGATTTGCGATACGGGAAGGTGGAAGAACCGTGGGGGCAGGAGTTATTACCGAGGTCCTGGATTAG
- the nusG gene encoding transcription termination/antitermination protein NusG — protein sequence MEKNWYVIHTYSGFEGRVKATIEEKATSLGLQDKIGQVLIPTENVVEIREGKKRFSTKKFFPGYVLVEMEFSDDTWQLIKNTPKVTGFVGGGEKPAPLSPEEIETLLKQIDTGTAVSREKVQFEKGNNVRIIDGPFLGFNGVVDEVNQDQNKVKVLVSIFGRSTPVELGFNQVESQ from the coding sequence ATGGAAAAAAATTGGTATGTAATTCATACGTATTCCGGTTTTGAAGGAAGAGTAAAGGCCACCATTGAAGAAAAAGCAACTAGTTTAGGGCTTCAGGATAAAATTGGTCAGGTTTTGATTCCGACAGAAAATGTGGTTGAGATTCGAGAGGGAAAAAAAAGGTTTTCTACAAAAAAGTTTTTCCCCGGATATGTATTGGTGGAGATGGAGTTCTCGGATGATACCTGGCAATTGATAAAAAATACCCCTAAGGTCACCGGGTTTGTCGGAGGTGGAGAAAAACCCGCTCCCCTGTCTCCTGAAGAAATTGAGACCCTGTTAAAACAGATCGACACGGGCACCGCGGTTTCCCGGGAAAAGGTGCAATTTGAAAAGGGTAACAACGTTCGGATTATTGATGGCCCTTTCCTTGGTTTTAATGGGGTGGTCGATGAAGTTAACCAAGATCAAAATAAGGTAAAGGTTTTGGTCAGTATTTTTGGGAGGTCCACTCCGGTAGAGCTTGGATTTAACCAGGTTGAAAGTCAATAA
- the rpoB gene encoding DNA-directed RNA polymerase subunit beta, with protein sequence MISTKSENARVRVDFSKIHTQIAIPNLIEIQKGSYEKFLQKTVAPERREDTGLQASFTSVFPISDYNDSAVLEYLDYSMGTPKYDTRECLERGMTFAVPLKIRVRLIVWEMEEKGSTKKVKDVREQEVYLGELPLMTENGTFIINGTERVVVSQLHRSPGVSFTHDKGRTHASGKVLFSARIIPYRGSWLDFEFDAKDLLYVRIDRRRKIPATILLKSFGYSTEDLLKMYYPIEEVTITKGKFFRTIDPEIHGGIKAPIDIRDKKSREIIVKEGNKITKVSLKRIKSGGMKEIPFPNGELIGRAVLNDVVDPSTGEILIERNKEITEEIIHKLLSSQVQTFSLLYIDNIHVLPVIRDTLSAEKVGSVDEAMVEIYKRLRPGETPTVETARLLFENLFFNTKRYDLSPVGRLKLNEKLKLDLPLDKRTLTPQDIVEVVRYLVNLKTGKGEIDDIDHLGNRRVRSVGELLENQFRIGLVRMERTIKERMNLLDIETALPHDLINAKPVTAVIKEFFGSSQLSQFMDQTNPLAEITHKRRLSALGPGGLTRERAGFEVRDVHPTHYGRICPIETPEGPNIGLITSLSTYARVNEFGFVESPYRKVQNERVTDEIQFLSAIEGERHTIAQANSKIDSKGKLISEVISARFGGDFITISPDKVDFMDVSPKQIVSVATALIPFLENDDANRALMGSNMQRQAVSLMRSEAPLVGTGMEDIVARDSGYAVLARRPGLVESVDATRIVVKADSTKKEKPSGEAESMPLDVYALIKFQRSNQNTCINQKPIVRVGQKVKKSEVLADGSCIDQGDLALGKNVLVAFMPWGGYNFEDAILVSERLVREDVFTSIHIEEFEIESRDTKLGKEDITRDIPNVGEDALKDLDESGIIRIGAEVKPGDILVGKVTPKGETQLTPEEKLLRAIFGEKAGDVKDASLAVPPGVEGIVVDVKIFSRKGVDKDERTKTIENEDILRLQRDHQDELRIIDEEKTIKIRKLLGGKIVAKDLVDPETGEMTLKKKKKIEEEMLAKLSDDDLKNITLSEPEEQEKIDEIERFAKEQIEILQTIYDEKVGRLKKGDELPPGVIKLVKVYVAMKRKLSVGDKMAGRHGNKGVVSRIMPEEDMPYLPDGTPVDVVLNPLGVPSRMNVGQILETHLGWAMKALGQHASSPVFDGATEKEIKDMLKKAQLPQSGQTKLFDGRTGDPFDREVTVGYMYIMKLHHLVDDKIHARSIGPYSLVTQQPLGGKAQFGGQRLGEMEVWALQAYGAASTLQEFLTVKSDDVPGRSRIYEAIVKGENFLEPGLPESFNVLIKELQSLGLDVELMKSKD encoded by the coding sequence ATGATCAGTACTAAATCAGAGAATGCAAGGGTAAGGGTGGATTTTTCTAAGATCCACACCCAAATTGCCATTCCGAACCTGATTGAAATTCAAAAAGGTTCCTATGAGAAATTTCTCCAAAAGACTGTTGCTCCAGAGCGACGAGAAGATACCGGATTGCAAGCCTCATTTACGAGTGTTTTCCCTATCTCCGATTATAATGATAGCGCTGTTTTGGAGTATTTAGATTACTCCATGGGGACTCCAAAATATGACACCCGTGAGTGCCTTGAACGAGGGATGACCTTTGCGGTTCCCTTAAAAATAAGGGTTCGGTTGATTGTATGGGAAATGGAGGAGAAGGGTTCAACCAAGAAAGTCAAAGATGTTAGGGAGCAGGAGGTTTACCTGGGTGAACTTCCACTGATGACTGAAAATGGAACCTTTATTATCAACGGGACCGAGCGGGTCGTAGTTAGCCAACTTCATCGTTCACCTGGGGTTTCATTCACGCATGATAAGGGAAGAACCCATGCCAGCGGGAAGGTTCTTTTTTCTGCTCGTATAATCCCCTATCGAGGTTCCTGGCTGGATTTTGAATTCGATGCGAAGGATCTTCTCTATGTCAGGATTGATCGGAGAAGGAAAATTCCTGCGACCATACTCCTGAAATCTTTTGGATATTCCACCGAAGACCTTTTAAAAATGTATTATCCCATCGAGGAAGTGACTATTACCAAGGGAAAATTTTTCCGTACCATTGATCCCGAAATTCATGGAGGAATTAAAGCGCCCATAGACATTCGGGACAAAAAGAGTCGGGAAATTATTGTTAAAGAAGGCAATAAGATCACAAAAGTCTCACTCAAACGGATTAAATCGGGGGGGATGAAAGAAATTCCATTTCCCAATGGTGAATTAATCGGTAGGGCGGTTCTCAATGATGTGGTGGACCCCAGTACAGGTGAAATTTTAATAGAGCGAAATAAGGAAATAACCGAGGAAATTATCCACAAACTGCTTTCTAGCCAAGTTCAAACTTTTTCACTTTTATATATTGATAATATTCATGTTCTGCCTGTGATTCGGGATACCCTTTCCGCAGAGAAAGTCGGCTCTGTTGACGAAGCCATGGTTGAAATTTATAAGAGGTTGAGGCCGGGGGAGACTCCCACGGTGGAAACCGCAAGACTCCTTTTTGAAAACCTCTTTTTTAACACCAAACGGTATGATCTTTCTCCTGTTGGCCGACTGAAATTGAATGAAAAACTTAAGTTGGATCTTCCCCTGGATAAAAGAACCTTAACGCCACAGGATATTGTGGAAGTGGTGCGGTATTTGGTTAACCTGAAAACCGGGAAAGGAGAAATAGATGATATTGATCATCTCGGAAATCGAAGAGTCCGTTCGGTTGGAGAACTGCTTGAGAATCAGTTTCGAATTGGATTGGTCCGAATGGAAAGGACCATTAAAGAACGGATGAATCTTCTCGATATTGAAACCGCTTTGCCTCATGATTTGATCAACGCAAAGCCTGTTACCGCGGTGATTAAAGAATTTTTCGGAAGTAGTCAGCTCTCACAATTTATGGATCAAACTAATCCCCTGGCTGAAATTACACATAAGCGGCGTTTATCCGCATTGGGTCCTGGGGGTTTAACCCGGGAGAGAGCTGGTTTTGAAGTCAGAGATGTTCACCCCACCCATTATGGGCGGATCTGCCCCATTGAAACACCGGAAGGCCCTAACATTGGTTTAATCACCTCTCTTTCAACCTATGCACGGGTGAACGAATTTGGTTTTGTGGAATCTCCTTACCGGAAGGTTCAAAATGAAAGGGTGACCGATGAGATACAATTCCTCTCTGCGATTGAAGGGGAGCGGCATACCATTGCCCAAGCTAATTCAAAAATCGATAGTAAAGGGAAACTGATTTCCGAAGTCATTTCTGCGCGTTTTGGTGGGGATTTTATTACGATTTCTCCTGATAAAGTGGATTTTATGGATGTTTCTCCAAAACAGATTGTCAGTGTAGCGACGGCGCTTATTCCTTTTCTTGAGAATGATGATGCCAACCGTGCCTTAATGGGATCCAATATGCAACGACAGGCAGTGTCTTTAATGCGGAGCGAGGCTCCTTTGGTGGGAACGGGAATGGAAGATATTGTCGCGCGGGATTCTGGTTATGCGGTTTTAGCGCGGCGTCCCGGGCTGGTAGAGAGCGTGGACGCAACCCGTATTGTTGTCAAAGCAGATTCAACCAAAAAAGAAAAGCCAAGCGGGGAAGCGGAATCGATGCCGTTAGATGTTTACGCTTTGATTAAGTTCCAACGCTCCAATCAAAATACTTGTATTAACCAGAAACCCATTGTTCGTGTGGGTCAAAAGGTAAAGAAGAGCGAAGTTTTGGCAGATGGGTCCTGTATTGATCAAGGAGATTTGGCTTTAGGGAAAAACGTTTTGGTCGCTTTCATGCCCTGGGGTGGTTACAATTTTGAAGATGCCATTTTGGTAAGCGAGCGATTGGTTCGAGAGGATGTGTTTACCTCTATTCATATCGAAGAATTTGAGATCGAATCAAGGGATACCAAACTGGGAAAAGAGGACATAACCCGAGATATTCCGAATGTCGGAGAAGACGCATTAAAGGATTTGGACGAAAGCGGCATTATTCGAATAGGGGCAGAAGTCAAACCCGGTGATATCCTGGTTGGAAAGGTGACGCCTAAAGGCGAAACCCAACTTACCCCCGAGGAAAAGCTTCTCAGGGCCATTTTCGGAGAAAAAGCCGGTGACGTGAAGGATGCTTCCCTGGCGGTCCCCCCTGGAGTAGAAGGGATTGTTGTGGATGTTAAAATCTTTTCCCGGAAAGGGGTGGATAAGGATGAGCGGACCAAGACCATTGAAAATGAGGATATTCTTCGACTCCAAAGGGATCATCAAGATGAATTAAGAATTATTGATGAAGAAAAAACCATTAAAATTCGAAAGCTGTTGGGTGGAAAAATCGTTGCCAAGGATTTGGTCGATCCGGAAACCGGAGAGATGACCTTAAAGAAGAAAAAGAAAATTGAAGAGGAAATGCTAGCCAAGCTTTCAGATGATGACTTAAAAAATATTACTCTGAGTGAACCCGAGGAGCAAGAGAAAATCGACGAAATTGAGCGATTTGCAAAGGAACAAATTGAAATCTTGCAGACCATATATGATGAAAAAGTGGGCCGCCTTAAAAAAGGAGATGAGCTTCCCCCGGGTGTGATTAAACTGGTGAAAGTTTATGTTGCCATGAAAAGGAAATTGTCCGTGGGAGATAAAATGGCGGGGCGCCACGGAAACAAGGGGGTCGTATCAAGGATTATGCCCGAAGAGGATATGCCTTATCTTCCGGATGGTACGCCAGTGGACGTGGTCTTAAACCCCTTGGGGGTTCCTTCACGAATGAATGTGGGTCAGATTCTTGAAACCCATCTCGGCTGGGCCATGAAAGCCTTGGGGCAGCATGCCTCTTCTCCGGTTTTTGATGGGGCCACCGAAAAAGAGATTAAAGATATGCTTAAAAAGGCACAGCTTCCCCAATCTGGGCAAACCAAATTGTTTGACGGGAGGACGGGTGATCCTTTTGATCGCGAAGTGACAGTGGGTTATATGTATATCATGAAACTCCACCACTTAGTTGATGATAAAATTCACGCCCGGTCCATTGGGCCATATTCTTTGGTTACTCAACAGCCATTAGGAGGGAAAGCTCAATTCGGGGGACAACGGTTGGGTGAAATGGAAGTGTGGGCCCTTCAGGCCTATGGGGCCGCTTCAACCTTGCAAGAGTTTTTAACCGTAAAATCCGATGATGTTCCAGGGCGTTCCAGAATTTATGAGGCCATTGTAAAAGGGGAAAACTTTTTAGAGCCCGGACTTCCCGAATCTTTCAACGTTCTGATTAAAGAACTCCAGAGTCTAGGACTTGATGTGGAATTAATGAAGTCAAAGGATTAA
- the rplA gene encoding 50S ribosomal protein L1 — MSKRFEGAKLKVEKKPIDLSAALSMAKDLSSVKFNESVDLAVRLGVNPKYSDQMVRGAVVLPHGTGKKVRVLVFAKGEKEKEAQEAGADFIGSEDLVERINQGWLDFDATVSTPDLMGLVGKLGKILGPRGLMPNPKIGTVTFDVSRAVKDIRLGKVEYKVEKAGIVHAPIGKVAFEAQQLFENALAVLESIVKAKPSTSKGTYLKNITVSSTMGPAIPVDLTTLNKLLDQG; from the coding sequence ATGAGCAAAAGGTTTGAAGGAGCAAAATTAAAAGTTGAGAAAAAACCAATAGACCTTTCCGCGGCCTTGTCCATGGCCAAAGATTTGAGTTCCGTGAAATTTAACGAGTCTGTGGATTTAGCCGTCCGCTTGGGGGTAAACCCCAAATATTCAGACCAAATGGTGAGGGGGGCTGTTGTATTGCCTCACGGAACGGGAAAAAAGGTGAGGGTTCTCGTATTTGCCAAAGGGGAAAAGGAAAAAGAAGCCCAAGAAGCCGGGGCCGATTTTATTGGGTCTGAAGATTTAGTGGAACGGATCAATCAAGGGTGGCTTGATTTTGACGCCACGGTATCGACTCCCGATCTTATGGGTTTGGTGGGAAAATTAGGAAAAATTTTAGGTCCCAGGGGTTTAATGCCCAATCCAAAAATCGGAACCGTGACCTTTGATGTCTCCCGGGCAGTGAAGGATATTCGTTTAGGAAAAGTGGAATACAAGGTTGAAAAAGCGGGAATCGTTCATGCTCCCATCGGAAAAGTGGCCTTTGAAGCACAACAACTTTTTGAAAATGCCCTAGCGGTATTGGAGTCAATCGTCAAAGCAAAACCCTCTACAAGTAAGGGAACCTATTTGAAAAATATTACGGTTTCTTCCACGATGGGGCCTGCCATACCCGTGGACCTTACCACCCTGAATAAACTCTTAGACCAGGGGTAA
- the rplJ gene encoding 50S ribosomal protein L10, which produces MNREQKNTLVSEFNQKFLEANLAILTDYSGLTVEEFTSLRRELRPNQCEFRVVKNTLAKRALTGTPFEDAQAHLKGPVAVAFGFGDPVASTKILSKFSKTQKKLKIKFGIIEGQVLDSKGVETVASLPSREVLLGLVVNRMQSPIYGMVGVLSQLVKKFGYVLSAVKEKKEGENT; this is translated from the coding sequence TTGAATCGAGAACAAAAAAATACATTGGTTTCCGAATTTAATCAGAAATTTTTGGAGGCGAACCTTGCCATTCTTACTGATTACAGTGGCCTGACGGTAGAGGAATTTACCTCCCTTCGTCGAGAACTTAGGCCGAATCAATGTGAATTTCGCGTGGTCAAAAACACTCTAGCCAAGCGAGCCCTTACCGGGACGCCCTTTGAAGATGCCCAGGCCCATTTGAAAGGTCCTGTGGCCGTTGCTTTTGGTTTTGGAGATCCGGTGGCCTCTACCAAGATTCTTTCAAAGTTTTCGAAAACCCAAAAGAAATTAAAAATTAAATTTGGAATTATTGAAGGACAGGTATTAGATTCGAAAGGGGTTGAGACAGTTGCGTCCCTCCCCAGTCGGGAGGTTCTTCTTGGGCTCGTGGTCAACCGAATGCAGAGCCCTATATATGGAATGGTTGGTGTGTTGAGCCAACTGGTAAAAAAATTCGGTTATGTTCTTTCCGCGGTTAAAGAAAAAAAGGAGGGTGAGAATACGTAA